The Triticum aestivum cultivar Chinese Spring chromosome 7B, IWGSC CS RefSeq v2.1, whole genome shotgun sequence genome window below encodes:
- the LOC123162890 gene encoding ethylene-responsive transcription factor ERF071-like — protein MPPHHWETWGYRGVRAHPSGGFSVEIRFRGMHLGLSNFDTANEAARAYDVAAWRLQWPHRTLNFPNVPTWEWAQELVPLPLLSTNEDRRDNQKREHRLDIAEMDEEAMVLWRQHFPQDIINKHEFYAQRRAERDNRRAE, from the coding sequence ATGCCACCGCATCactgggaaacttggggataccgcggcgtccgcgcgcacccctccggcggcttctccgtcgagatccggttccgcgggatgcaccTCGGCCtcagcaatttcgacaccgccaacgaggccgcccgcgcgtacgacgtggCGGCCTGGCGCCTccagtggcctcatagaacattgaacttccccaatgtgccgaCGTGGGAGTGGGCGCAGGAGCTCGTGCCTCTGCCGCTTCTTAGCACCAACGAGGATCGTCGTGACAACCAGAAGAGGGAGCACCGTCTCGACATCGCCgagatggatgaggaagccatggtgctgtggcgccaacacttcccgcaggacatcatcaacaagcacgagttctacgcgcaaaggagggcggagagggataataGGAGGGCGGAGTGA